From the Leptospira inadai serovar Lyme str. 10 genome, the window CCGACATCGATGGAATAGCGTTTAGCGAACTAAAATCGGAAGAAACCGCGGATAAAGACCTGATGCTAGGACGATCCTACCTTTCGGAAATATACGGATATCGAACCGTTCGAGTTTCCATGGAAAAAAACCGCGCCCTGGTAGATTCGGTGTACGATTTTTTGGATACCCGTTACGGGATCATGAATGCGCTCCCGTTCGGAGAGCCTCTGACGTCTTACAATCTTACTTCTTATTACGGGATGCGACGATCTCCTACTTTCGGATATATGGAATTTCATGACGGAGTCGATTTGGCAAACGTTCCCAACACTCCGATCTATTCTACGGGCGATGGGCGAGTGTATCGCGCGATTCATTCTCCCAGAGGCTACGGAAATCATATAGTAATCCAGCATGCAAACGGTTACTATAGCTTGTATGGCCACTGCACCCGCCTTTTAGTGAAGGAAGGGGACACGGTTTATAAAGGACAATTGATCGCAACCGTAGGCTCTACAGGAAACGTCACCGGACCTCACGTTCATTACGAAGTCTGGATCGGGGAATCGAATCGTACGGATCCGATGGATTATATGAAAGTCGGAATCGGCCAATATTAAAATAACATAATTTAGTATGCCTAGAAAAACTTCCGCCGAAGAAAAGAAAGCTGCTAGTAAAAATTCCTCCAAGAAACCGCCCGCAAAAAAGGCGAAGGCTGTCGAGGTCGTTCCTTCTCTAAAAGACGCACAAAAAGAAATGCGTGTCTTGGAAAAGGAAATCCGACACCATCAATATCTTTACTACGTAAAAAATAAACCGATAATCTCGGATTTTGAATTCGATAAAAAATTTAAACGGTTGCAGAGCCTCGAACACGCGTATCCGAAACTTATGGATCCTGCTAGTCCGACATTAACGGTCGGTTCGGATTTAGATAAGGACTTTCAGAAATTCACCCATAAGTTACCGGTTCTTTCGCTTGAGAATACGTATAGCGAGGAAGATCTCTTGGATTGGATTCAAAAAACGGATCCAAACGGTCTTTATTCCGTGGAATGGAAAATAGACGGCGCTTCTTTAATGCTCTATTACGAAAATGGAGTGCTAGCGAACGGAGTGACTCGAGGAACGGGTGGGGTTGGAGATGATGTCACGGATAATATCAGGACAATTCGAAGTATTCCGCTCAGATTGGAAGAAGATATATCCGTATATCTCCGCGGCGAAGTGTATATGACGTATAAGGACTTCGAGGAATTTAACGAATCGTACGAAGGTAAATTCGCCAACCCTAGAAACCTCGCTTCGGGCTCCCTCAAACAGAAGAATTCGATGGAGGTCGCTAAGCGACCTTTACGCATTTTTACGTACGATGCATTTTTCCCCGATACGAAATTAAAATTTAAAACCCACGCGGAGGTAATGAAAAGGGCGGAAGATTTGAAGTTCCCGCTCCCTCCCGATACGAAATTGATTCCCGGGGTCGAGGTCGCCGCGGCGATTCGCGAATTCAGAAAAAAAAAGGAAAAGCTGGGTTTTCCTACCGACGGCCTGGTGATTAAGCTAAACGATTTGGCGCAAAGACAGGCCTTAGGTTATACGTCTCATTCTCCTCGTTGGGCAAGGGCTTATAAATTCGATT encodes:
- a CDS encoding M23 family metallopeptidase; amino-acid sequence: MEKMIKKRIDQVKEKGHQRLTVLLIPHGFDKSFHFQISIFTIFFLVGLLFSIVGIAVLGIVKYNNTRIQINALASVYGKYFDEYIEYSAKLDDIQDDFLTLTENLQEIHSLTDGQAEELLKLPDDSDIDGIAFSELKSEETADKDLMLGRSYLSEIYGYRTVRVSMEKNRALVDSVYDFLDTRYGIMNALPFGEPLTSYNLTSYYGMRRSPTFGYMEFHDGVDLANVPNTPIYSTGDGRVYRAIHSPRGYGNHIVIQHANGYYSLYGHCTRLLVKEGDTVYKGQLIATVGSTGNVTGPHVHYEVWIGESNRTDPMDYMKVGIGQY